In Paraconexibacter algicola, the following proteins share a genomic window:
- a CDS encoding patatin-like phospholipase family protein, whose amino-acid sequence MRILAIDGGGIRGLVPARALARLEAVTGRPVADLFDLVAGTSTGGILACALTARAADGGPRHAAAVLPELYLTEGPRIFRRSLGRRLGSLDGLIDERHDAAGLEDALERYLGGGALLSQARPRLLVTTYDLEAREPFLFKSWRTAEEGREARLTDVARATAAAPTYFEPLAWRSPDGGPARSLVDGGVFATNPALCAYAEAERLAPGEPHVVLSLGTGSAQRPIRHEDARGWGLARWIRPVIDIVFDGVADTVEYQLEHLLGERQLRLQLDLPRDVALDDASPAALATLDAVAQDLLDGPAGRALEAFAAARLVRL is encoded by the coding sequence GTGCGGATCCTGGCGATCGACGGCGGCGGCATCCGGGGCCTCGTCCCCGCCCGCGCCCTCGCCCGCCTGGAGGCCGTGACCGGGCGGCCGGTCGCGGACCTGTTCGACCTCGTCGCCGGCACCTCGACCGGTGGGATCCTCGCCTGCGCGCTCACCGCGCGCGCGGCGGACGGCGGTCCGCGGCACGCGGCCGCCGTGCTGCCGGAGCTCTACCTGACCGAGGGACCCCGGATCTTCCGGCGTTCGCTCGGACGGCGGCTGGGCTCGCTGGACGGCCTGATCGACGAACGGCACGACGCCGCCGGCCTCGAGGATGCGCTGGAGCGCTACCTCGGGGGCGGGGCGCTGCTCTCGCAGGCGCGGCCGCGGCTGCTCGTCACGACCTACGACCTCGAGGCCCGCGAGCCGTTCCTGTTCAAGAGCTGGCGCACCGCGGAGGAGGGCCGCGAGGCGCGGCTCACCGACGTGGCCCGGGCGACCGCCGCGGCACCGACCTACTTCGAGCCGCTGGCGTGGCGCTCACCCGACGGCGGCCCCGCCCGCTCGCTCGTCGACGGCGGCGTCTTCGCCACGAACCCGGCGCTCTGCGCCTACGCGGAGGCCGAGCGGCTGGCGCCCGGGGAGCCGCACGTCGTGCTGTCGCTCGGCACCGGCTCCGCGCAGCGCCCGATCCGGCACGAGGACGCCCGCGGCTGGGGTCTCGCGCGCTGGATCCGGCCGGTGATCGACATCGTCTTCGACGGGGTCGCCGACACCGTGGAGTACCAGCTCGAGCACCTGCTGGGAGAGCGGCAGCTGCGCCTGCAGCTCGACCTCCCGCGGGACGTCGCGCTCGACGACGCCTCCCCCGCCGCGCTCGCGACGCTCGACGCGGTCGCGCAGGACCTGCTCGACGGGCCGGCCGGCCGCGCGCTCGAGGCGTTCGCCGCGGCGCGCCTCGTCCGCCTCTGA
- a CDS encoding PASTA domain-containing protein: protein MRTTLSRSALAALALSLGLPALAHGAVTATTITSPTGDVRALTLAGTPASFQRAVTGTATAADGDKVDVRCYGSDTNELLAADLVVAGGAFSGTLDLTPIDDDGFPCTARAVPDGDASPGDIGRFAGPRMFISHFAAPAQAGMATPVNGGGTAFIDTYGAYAGPRGTGFSYEPDDDALYELSPVNPTTLFATYEFGGYYPFDTAADIDDRNAANTGSALTVDGHNGYLAPNIPILNYDGMAGSELPTGVASITANASLDAAGTLTMTESYPVYRCADAGGTPNDTHPVTTASCPRTVSAGVRLDRVKRFTNDGASVVLADTFVSTDGAAHDVGLEVDEDNSVSDYVETKAPGDLAFTIRGFGDVLTYTSAPATLLTRDSQYPESSYVGAGARTALEQPVRTTWEDDDESFTLQRIAVPAGASATRTTVYAVSLSSTAAESGANALEDQQGAPTIAIASPAAGSTTTSNVAIVAGTARDNKAVASVKVNGQSVPVASDGSWVAPIALQPGANAIAAVVADGAGNTNQAVSSITYTPPATPQQVQAASVKTCRIPAITRGSTVTSASTKLKKAGCKVATKRRSITSKTKKGRVLSTSPAAGTTILADNPVTLTTSKGRAAKRTKR, encoded by the coding sequence ATGCGCACCACCCTCAGCAGGAGCGCGCTCGCCGCGCTCGCCCTCAGCCTCGGACTGCCCGCGCTCGCGCACGGAGCGGTCACCGCCACCACGATCACCTCGCCCACCGGCGACGTCCGCGCCCTGACGCTGGCGGGCACCCCGGCGAGCTTCCAGCGCGCCGTCACCGGCACCGCGACCGCCGCCGACGGCGACAAGGTCGACGTCCGCTGCTACGGCAGCGACACCAACGAGCTGCTGGCCGCCGATCTGGTCGTCGCCGGTGGCGCCTTCTCCGGCACGCTCGACCTCACGCCGATCGACGACGACGGCTTCCCCTGCACCGCGCGGGCCGTCCCCGACGGCGACGCCTCGCCGGGCGACATCGGCCGCTTCGCCGGACCGCGGATGTTCATCAGCCACTTCGCCGCCCCGGCGCAGGCCGGCATGGCCACGCCGGTCAACGGCGGTGGCACCGCCTTCATCGACACCTACGGCGCCTACGCCGGACCGCGCGGCACCGGGTTCTCCTACGAGCCCGACGACGACGCGCTCTACGAGCTCAGCCCCGTCAACCCGACGACGCTCTTCGCGACCTACGAGTTCGGCGGCTACTACCCGTTCGACACCGCCGCCGACATCGACGACCGCAACGCCGCGAACACGGGCAGCGCGCTGACCGTCGACGGCCACAACGGCTACCTCGCACCGAACATCCCGATCCTCAACTACGACGGGATGGCGGGCTCCGAGCTGCCCACCGGCGTCGCGTCGATCACCGCCAACGCCTCGCTGGACGCGGCCGGCACCCTCACGATGACCGAGAGCTACCCGGTCTACCGCTGCGCCGACGCCGGCGGCACCCCGAACGACACGCACCCCGTCACCACGGCCTCGTGCCCGCGCACGGTGAGCGCCGGCGTGCGGCTGGACCGCGTCAAGCGGTTCACCAACGACGGCGCCTCGGTCGTCCTGGCCGACACGTTCGTCAGCACCGACGGGGCGGCACACGACGTCGGCCTCGAGGTCGACGAGGACAACTCGGTCTCCGACTACGTCGAGACCAAGGCGCCCGGCGATCTCGCCTTCACGATCCGCGGCTTCGGTGACGTCCTCACCTACACCTCCGCCCCCGCCACGCTGCTCACCCGGGACAGCCAGTACCCGGAGAGCTCCTACGTCGGCGCGGGCGCGCGGACGGCGCTCGAGCAGCCCGTGCGCACGACCTGGGAGGACGACGACGAGTCGTTCACGCTCCAGCGGATCGCGGTCCCGGCGGGCGCCTCGGCGACGAGGACCACCGTCTACGCGGTGAGCCTCAGCAGCACGGCCGCCGAGAGCGGCGCCAACGCGCTGGAGGACCAGCAGGGCGCTCCGACCATCGCGATCGCGTCGCCCGCCGCGGGCAGCACGACGACGAGCAACGTCGCGATCGTGGCGGGCACGGCCCGCGACAACAAGGCGGTCGCGTCGGTGAAGGTCAACGGCCAGTCGGTCCCGGTCGCCTCCGACGGCTCCTGGGTCGCGCCGATCGCGCTCCAGCCGGGTGCCAACGCCATCGCGGCGGTCGTCGCCGACGGGGCGGGCAACACCAACCAGGCGGTCAGCAGCATCACCTACACCCCGCCGGCGACCCCGCAGCAGGTGCAGGCCGCCTCGGTCAAGACCTGCCGCATCCCGGCGATCACCCGCGGCTCGACCGTCACCTCGGCGAGCACGAAGCTCAAGAAGGCGGGCTGCAAGGTCGCCACGAAGCGCCGTTCGATCACGTCGAAGACGAAGAAGGGCCGGGTGCTGTCGACCTCGCCCGCGGCCGGCACGACGATCCTGGCCGACAACCCGGTGACGCTCACGACGAGCAAGGGCCGCGCGGCGAAGCGCACGAAGCGCTGA
- a CDS encoding homocysteine S-methyltransferase family protein — MRDFLAAAKSRVVVFDGSMGALLEEMDLSLEDDYKLPGRAHEALVLNRPDVIEQVHRSMVEAGAEAVETDTFQASRLKLEEWGLEDHTLEINQRAAEIARKAVGEDRFVAGSVGPTGFLPASDDPTLGNISFQKLVDVFAEQCEGLLLGGVDLFIIETQQDILETKAAVFGARAAMAKVGRTVPIQVSAFVLPNGGTMLLGTDIASMLTTLEALKVDVIGLNCSSGPEDMRDAVRYLGEHCTVPIHCIPNAGIPFQGPDGETIFPEEPQPLADTLKDFIEQYGVSVVGGCCGTTPAHITAIAQAAKSVERTDFSRPAPGPPRVSSMITSTPLVQEPAPTLVGERVNSQGSRAAKEMLLNDDYDGLVRVAEDQVEGGAHVLDLCVALTERTDEDEQMREVVKRVSLTQPAPVQIDSTEPEVIKLALEQTPGRAIVNSINLEAGRDKADVVVPLAIQHGAAVIALTIDEVGMAKTAERKVEIAKKIYEICVDDHGLDPELLIFDVLTFTLTTGDEEWKPSAIETINGIRDVKAALPGVKTSLGVSNVSFGVGPAARAVINSVFLHHCVEAGLDLAMVNPNHITPYGEIPQEERELADDLIYNRRDDALERLINHFESKGESEEAGGAADPTADMTPQEALHWHILRRKRDGVEAQIDKSVEQIGAVPTLNDVLLPAMKEVGDKFGAGELILPFVLQSAEVMKRAVAQLENYLDRIEGYTKGTVVLATVFGDVHDIGKSLVNTILTNNGYTVVDLGKQVPVGTIIDAAVEHDATAIGLSALLVSTSKQMPLVVQELQAKGLEYPVLIGGAAINRAFSFRALHPGGKESSEQYEPGLYYCKDAFEGLAVMDQLVEEEPRRALREKLRTEAIAFREKGEDPDEDLDYSDSSVRSPVAQDNPVPEPPFWGVQEIPVDMDELYAHLDTHVLFKLHWGGRGIKGEAWEKLLNGDGEEEGFRPKLERMWREQDYLHPRALLGFFPCYAEGNDIVVLDPQDRETELTRFVTPRQPKGDRLCTADFFRSKESGELDVIAVQALTVGDEVTELMAKLEADGEFAEQLFVHGLGVQTAEGLSEWLHWKVRNWLGIPATQGRRLSWGYPAIPDQSDHDKVDELLTLSQVGMSISDGHAPIPEQSTLAMVLHHPQAIYYGMRNGRFLPDGSPDDVIKGSPRDPSLFSDAVALPEDDPREGAVEEEQAPASA, encoded by the coding sequence ATGCGTGACTTCCTCGCCGCCGCCAAGTCCCGGGTCGTCGTCTTCGACGGCAGCATGGGCGCCCTGCTGGAGGAGATGGACCTCTCCCTCGAGGACGACTACAAGCTGCCCGGACGCGCGCACGAGGCGCTCGTCCTCAACCGCCCCGACGTCATCGAGCAGGTCCACCGCTCGATGGTCGAGGCCGGCGCCGAGGCCGTCGAGACCGACACCTTCCAGGCCAGCCGGCTGAAGCTCGAGGAGTGGGGCCTGGAGGACCACACGCTCGAGATCAACCAGCGCGCCGCCGAGATCGCCCGCAAGGCGGTCGGCGAGGACCGCTTCGTCGCCGGGTCGGTCGGCCCGACCGGCTTCCTCCCCGCCTCCGACGACCCGACGCTCGGCAACATCAGCTTCCAGAAGCTCGTCGACGTCTTCGCCGAGCAGTGCGAGGGCCTGCTGCTGGGCGGCGTCGACCTCTTCATCATCGAGACCCAGCAGGACATCCTCGAGACCAAGGCCGCCGTCTTCGGCGCCCGCGCCGCGATGGCGAAGGTCGGCCGCACCGTGCCGATCCAGGTTTCCGCGTTCGTCCTGCCCAACGGCGGCACGATGCTCCTGGGCACGGACATCGCCTCGATGCTCACGACGCTCGAGGCGCTGAAGGTCGACGTCATCGGCCTCAACTGCTCCTCCGGCCCCGAGGACATGCGCGACGCGGTCCGCTACCTCGGCGAGCACTGCACGGTCCCGATCCACTGCATCCCCAACGCCGGCATCCCGTTCCAGGGCCCCGACGGCGAGACGATCTTCCCCGAGGAGCCGCAGCCGCTCGCGGACACGCTGAAGGACTTCATCGAGCAGTACGGCGTGTCGGTCGTCGGCGGCTGCTGCGGCACCACGCCCGCGCACATCACGGCGATCGCGCAGGCAGCCAAGAGCGTCGAGCGCACCGACTTCAGCCGGCCGGCGCCGGGCCCGCCGCGCGTGTCGTCGATGATCACCTCCACCCCGCTCGTGCAGGAGCCCGCGCCGACGCTCGTCGGCGAGCGCGTCAACTCGCAGGGCTCGCGCGCGGCGAAGGAGATGCTCCTCAACGACGACTACGACGGCCTCGTCCGCGTCGCCGAGGACCAGGTCGAGGGCGGCGCCCACGTGCTCGACCTCTGCGTCGCGCTGACCGAGCGCACCGACGAGGACGAGCAGATGCGCGAGGTCGTCAAGCGCGTCTCGCTGACCCAGCCCGCACCGGTGCAGATCGACTCCACCGAGCCGGAGGTCATCAAGCTCGCGCTCGAGCAGACGCCGGGCCGCGCGATCGTCAACTCGATCAACCTCGAGGCCGGCCGCGACAAGGCCGACGTCGTCGTGCCGCTCGCGATCCAGCACGGCGCCGCCGTGATCGCGCTGACGATCGACGAGGTCGGCATGGCCAAGACCGCCGAGCGGAAGGTCGAGATCGCCAAGAAGATCTACGAGATCTGCGTCGACGACCACGGGCTCGACCCCGAGCTGCTGATCTTCGACGTCCTCACGTTCACGCTGACCACCGGTGACGAGGAGTGGAAGCCGTCGGCGATCGAGACGATCAACGGCATCCGCGACGTCAAGGCCGCGCTGCCCGGCGTGAAGACCTCGCTCGGCGTCTCCAACGTCTCCTTCGGCGTCGGGCCGGCCGCGCGCGCGGTCATCAACTCGGTGTTCCTGCACCACTGCGTGGAGGCCGGGCTCGACCTCGCGATGGTCAACCCGAACCACATCACGCCGTACGGCGAGATCCCGCAGGAGGAGCGCGAGCTCGCCGACGACCTGATCTACAACCGCCGCGACGACGCGCTCGAGCGGCTGATCAACCACTTCGAGTCCAAGGGCGAGTCCGAGGAGGCCGGCGGCGCCGCCGACCCGACCGCGGACATGACCCCGCAGGAGGCGCTGCACTGGCACATCCTGCGGCGCAAGCGCGACGGCGTCGAGGCGCAGATCGACAAGTCGGTCGAGCAGATCGGCGCCGTGCCGACGCTCAACGACGTGCTGCTGCCGGCGATGAAGGAGGTCGGCGACAAGTTCGGCGCCGGCGAGTTGATCCTGCCGTTCGTCCTGCAGTCCGCCGAGGTCATGAAGCGCGCCGTCGCGCAGCTCGAGAACTACCTCGACCGCATCGAGGGCTACACGAAGGGCACCGTCGTCCTGGCGACCGTCTTCGGCGACGTCCACGACATCGGCAAGTCGCTCGTGAACACGATCCTCACGAACAACGGCTACACGGTCGTCGACCTCGGCAAGCAGGTGCCGGTCGGCACGATCATCGACGCGGCCGTCGAGCACGACGCGACCGCGATCGGCCTGTCGGCGCTGCTGGTGTCGACCTCCAAGCAGATGCCGCTGGTCGTCCAGGAGCTGCAGGCCAAGGGCCTGGAGTACCCCGTGCTCATCGGTGGCGCGGCGATCAACCGCGCGTTCAGCTTCCGCGCCCTGCATCCGGGCGGCAAGGAGTCCTCCGAGCAGTACGAGCCCGGCCTCTACTACTGCAAGGACGCCTTCGAGGGCCTCGCCGTGATGGACCAGCTCGTCGAGGAGGAGCCGCGTCGCGCGCTGCGCGAGAAGCTCCGGACCGAGGCGATCGCGTTCCGCGAGAAGGGCGAGGACCCGGACGAGGACCTCGACTACTCCGACAGCTCCGTGCGCTCCCCCGTCGCGCAGGACAACCCGGTCCCCGAGCCCCCGTTCTGGGGCGTGCAGGAGATCCCGGTCGACATGGACGAGCTCTACGCCCACCTCGACACCCACGTGCTGTTCAAGCTCCACTGGGGCGGGCGCGGCATCAAGGGCGAGGCGTGGGAGAAGCTCCTCAACGGCGACGGCGAGGAGGAGGGCTTCCGCCCGAAGCTCGAGCGCATGTGGCGTGAGCAGGACTACCTGCACCCGCGGGCGCTGCTGGGCTTCTTCCCCTGCTACGCGGAGGGCAACGACATCGTCGTGCTCGACCCGCAGGACCGCGAGACGGAGCTGACCCGCTTCGTCACGCCGCGCCAGCCCAAGGGCGACCGGCTCTGCACCGCGGACTTCTTCCGGTCCAAGGAGAGCGGCGAGCTCGACGTGATCGCCGTGCAGGCGCTGACGGTCGGCGACGAGGTCACCGAGCTGATGGCGAAGCTCGAGGCGGACGGCGAGTTCGCCGAGCAGCTGTTCGTCCACGGCCTCGGGGTCCAGACGGCCGAGGGCCTGTCGGAGTGGCTGCACTGGAAGGTCCGCAACTGGCTGGGCATCCCGGCCACGCAGGGCCGCCGCCTCTCCTGGGGCTACCCCGCGATCCCGGACCAGAGCGACCACGACAAGGTCGACGAGCTGCTGACGCTGTCGCAGGTCGGGATGTCGATCTCCGACGGGCACGCGCCGATCCCGGAGCAGTCGACGCTCGCGATGGTGCTGCACCACCCGCAGGCGATCTACTACGGCATGCGCAACGGCCGCTTCCTGCCGGACGGCTCGCCCGACGACGTGATCAAGGGCTCGCCCCGCGATCCCTCGCTGTTCTCGGACGCCGTCGCGCTGCCGGAGGACGACCCGCGCGAGGGCGCGGTCGAGGAGGAGCAGGCGCCCGCCAGCGCCTGA
- a CDS encoding amidohydrolase family protein, with the protein MSGIDVHQHLWPEPLLELLAARTTPPCARWDHGVWRVSIPGEHDFLLPPHSGEPEDRAQAVRDAGLRRALVALSSVWGIESLPASQARPLLDAWTDAIAALPDELGGWGAVSLDQPDPAEVDHVLDAGAVGVCLPASALADPVGVERVLPLLERLESRLAPLFVHPGPAPWRGHPAATVQAAWWLPTTRYVHDVHDAWHAFAAFGRPALPRLRVVWSFLAGLAPLHAERHAARGGLAVGATDPLSFYEPSSYGPRALRQIACAVGTGQLVHGTDAPVVQADTDPWSGLGTDALLLARGDNADRLLGTAWVAA; encoded by the coding sequence ATGTCCGGGATCGACGTCCACCAGCACCTCTGGCCCGAGCCCCTGCTCGAGCTGCTCGCCGCCCGCACGACGCCGCCGTGCGCTCGGTGGGACCACGGCGTCTGGCGCGTCTCGATCCCGGGCGAGCACGACTTCCTGCTGCCCCCGCACAGCGGCGAGCCCGAGGACCGTGCCCAGGCCGTCCGCGATGCCGGGCTGCGCCGCGCGCTCGTGGCGCTGTCGAGCGTCTGGGGCATCGAGTCGCTCCCCGCGTCACAGGCGCGGCCGCTCCTGGACGCCTGGACCGACGCGATCGCCGCGCTGCCCGACGAGCTCGGTGGCTGGGGTGCCGTCAGCCTCGACCAGCCCGACCCGGCCGAGGTCGACCACGTCCTCGACGCCGGCGCGGTCGGCGTCTGCCTGCCCGCCTCCGCGCTCGCCGACCCCGTCGGCGTCGAGCGCGTCCTGCCGCTGCTGGAGCGCCTCGAGTCGCGGCTGGCCCCCCTGTTCGTGCACCCCGGGCCGGCGCCCTGGCGCGGGCACCCCGCGGCGACCGTGCAGGCCGCCTGGTGGTTGCCGACGACCCGCTACGTCCACGACGTCCACGACGCCTGGCACGCGTTCGCCGCGTTCGGGCGCCCCGCGCTGCCGCGGCTGCGCGTCGTCTGGTCGTTCCTCGCCGGTCTCGCCCCGCTGCACGCCGAGCGGCACGCCGCGCGTGGCGGCCTCGCGGTCGGCGCGACCGATCCGCTGAGCTTCTACGAGCCGTCCTCCTACGGTCCGCGCGCGCTGCGGCAGATCGCCTGCGCCGTCGGCACCGGGCAGCTCGTCCACGGCACCGACGCGCCGGTCGTGCAGGCCGACACCGACCCCTGGAGCGGCCTGGGCACCGATGCGCTGCTGCTCGCCCGCGGCGACAACGCCGACCGGCTCCTCGGGACCGCCTGGGTGGCGGCATGA
- a CDS encoding cysteine dioxygenase encodes MSALTALSPAELQQLVDELAAAPDGWRDRVRHEPGADRVCIELRRDDSVEVWLICWLPGHDTGFHDHDDAAAAITVVEGAVREERLSLQGAVGTTYRPGDTVTVPSRAIHRVRHAGDGPAVTIHAYSPPLREMGAYAPDEETGELRRVVVGGKESLRA; translated from the coding sequence ATGAGCGCGCTGACCGCCCTCTCCCCCGCCGAGCTGCAGCAGCTGGTCGACGAGCTCGCCGCCGCCCCGGACGGGTGGCGCGACCGCGTCCGGCACGAGCCGGGCGCCGACCGGGTCTGCATCGAGTTGCGCCGCGACGACAGCGTCGAGGTCTGGCTCATCTGCTGGCTGCCCGGCCACGACACCGGCTTCCACGACCACGACGACGCGGCCGCCGCGATCACCGTCGTGGAGGGCGCGGTCCGCGAGGAGCGCCTGTCGCTGCAGGGCGCGGTCGGCACGACCTACCGGCCCGGCGACACGGTCACCGTGCCGTCGCGCGCGATCCACCGCGTCCGGCATGCCGGGGACGGGCCCGCCGTCACCATCCACGCCTACTCGCCGCCCCTGCGCGAGATGGGCGCCTACGCCCCCGACGAGGAGACCGGCGAGCTGCGCCGCGTCGTCGTCGGCGGCAAGGAGTCGCTGCGGGCCTGA
- a CDS encoding calcium-binding protein, with translation MRRTVRGLPAIIALSLCASGLTAGAADASRCDQRGTRGVDRLIGGWNADYLCGLGGNDLLRGYTHNDILDGGSGDDRLSGGSGNDRMLGGPGDDTVGNGADFAAERGDDLLDGGDGNDVLNAGQGDDVVTGGSGDDTIRMGFGDDVSAHGGPGIDRIYGETGNDGSKVDGGGLYGGAQDDFISGGGGDDHLYGDGDDGAPGNDILLGGGGQDVLEGGPGDDLLIGGKGGDLVDGGEGNDVLVGNSGADELIGGPGDDLIWAMDFKPNSTELIVPGEFSAPGDNRIDCGDGNDMVILDVQDTDASVANCEFSIVLRSDRSYCSPVARWLVSGPKKAGALSLGQYPPNSNKVLQTASAFPEKPALPIDETTMKSCADYSQRFLMDPTEDGRPNLRGTDGPDVLSALLPNLARALQPDGTFPPAPSPDGATIFNAGDGDDTITGSEGADTVLGGPGDDTIRAGGGDDGSLEGEAGNDEIYGGEGDDLLFGRTGDDLLFGEGGDDYLEGGRGDDGLSGGAGDDSLFAGFGKDRLKGGTGNDRLFSYDGERDIVDCGPGDDVAEVDKRDVVRGCETLITPTSKAQASKKRKKAARRR, from the coding sequence ATGCGCCGCACCGTCAGGGGACTCCCAGCCATCATCGCCCTCTCGCTCTGCGCGTCCGGGCTGACCGCGGGCGCGGCCGACGCGTCACGCTGCGACCAGCGCGGCACCCGCGGCGTCGACCGCCTGATCGGCGGCTGGAACGCCGACTACCTCTGCGGCCTGGGCGGCAACGACCTGCTGCGCGGCTACACGCACAACGACATCCTCGACGGCGGCTCGGGCGACGATCGCCTCAGCGGCGGCTCCGGCAACGACCGGATGCTGGGAGGCCCCGGCGACGACACGGTCGGCAACGGCGCCGACTTCGCGGCCGAGCGCGGCGACGACCTCCTCGACGGCGGCGACGGCAACGACGTCCTCAACGCCGGCCAGGGCGACGACGTCGTCACCGGCGGGTCGGGCGACGACACGATCCGGATGGGCTTCGGGGACGACGTCAGCGCCCACGGTGGCCCGGGCATCGACCGCATCTACGGCGAGACCGGCAACGACGGCTCGAAGGTCGACGGCGGCGGCCTCTACGGGGGGGCGCAGGACGACTTCATCTCCGGTGGTGGCGGCGACGACCACCTCTACGGCGACGGCGACGACGGCGCCCCGGGCAACGACATCCTCCTCGGCGGCGGCGGCCAGGACGTGCTCGAGGGCGGACCGGGCGATGACCTCCTGATCGGCGGCAAGGGCGGCGACCTCGTCGACGGCGGCGAGGGCAACGACGTCCTCGTCGGCAACTCGGGCGCCGACGAGCTGATCGGCGGCCCGGGAGACGACCTGATCTGGGCGATGGACTTCAAGCCGAACTCCACCGAGCTCATCGTCCCGGGCGAGTTCTCCGCCCCCGGCGACAACCGCATCGACTGCGGCGACGGCAACGACATGGTGATCCTCGACGTGCAGGACACCGACGCCTCGGTGGCCAACTGCGAGTTCTCGATCGTGCTGCGCTCCGACCGCTCCTACTGCTCGCCGGTGGCGCGCTGGCTCGTCAGCGGCCCGAAGAAGGCGGGTGCCCTGTCGCTCGGCCAGTACCCGCCGAACAGCAACAAGGTCCTGCAGACGGCGTCGGCCTTCCCGGAGAAGCCCGCCCTGCCGATCGACGAGACCACGATGAAGAGCTGCGCGGACTACTCGCAGCGCTTCCTCATGGATCCGACGGAGGACGGCCGGCCCAACCTGCGCGGCACCGACGGCCCCGACGTCCTGTCGGCGCTGCTGCCGAACCTGGCCCGGGCGCTGCAGCCCGACGGCACCTTCCCGCCCGCCCCGAGCCCCGACGGCGCGACGATCTTCAACGCGGGCGACGGGGACGACACGATCACCGGCTCCGAGGGCGCCGACACCGTGCTCGGCGGTCCCGGCGACGACACGATCCGCGCCGGCGGCGGCGACGACGGCTCGCTGGAGGGCGAGGCGGGCAACGACGAGATCTACGGCGGCGAGGGTGATGACCTCTTGTTCGGCAGGACGGGCGACGACCTGCTGTTCGGCGAGGGCGGGGACGACTACCTCGAGGGCGGACGCGGCGACGACGGCCTCTCCGGCGGGGCCGGCGACGACTCGCTGTTCGCGGGCTTCGGCAAGGACCGCCTGAAGGGCGGGACCGGCAACGACCGCCTGTTCAGCTACGACGGCGAGCGCGACATCGTCGACTGCGGCCCGGGCGACGACGTCGCCGAGGTCGACAAGCGCGACGTGGTCCGGGGCTGCGAGACGCTGATCACGCCGACCTCCAAGGCGCAGGCCAGCAAGAAGCGCAAGAAGGCCGCCCGCCGCCGCTAG
- a CDS encoding GIY-YIG nuclease family protein, whose amino-acid sequence MTGRPDAWVYLLRCGDGSLYCGWTVDLDARLAVHAAGRGAKYTRSRLPVELVWAAPQEDRAAAMREERRIKRLSRTEKLALLDSPSGQTSRAPHCGSSRGSDAPIDPACAAPSGDSQPSSPSRSARPG is encoded by the coding sequence ATGACCGGGCGGCCGGACGCCTGGGTCTACCTCCTGCGCTGCGGGGACGGCAGCCTCTACTGCGGCTGGACCGTCGACCTCGACGCCCGGCTCGCCGTCCACGCCGCCGGTCGCGGCGCGAAGTACACCCGCAGCCGGCTGCCGGTCGAGCTCGTCTGGGCCGCGCCCCAGGAGGACCGCGCGGCCGCGATGCGCGAGGAACGTCGCATCAAGCGCCTGTCGCGAACGGAGAAGCTGGCACTGCTGGACTCGCCGAGCGGTCAGACGTCCAGAGCACCACATTGCGGGTCAAGTCGCGGTTCCGACGCGCCGATCGACCCCGCATGCGCCGCACCGTCAGGGGACTCCCAGCCATCATCGCCCTCTCGCTCTGCGCGTCCGGGCTGA
- a CDS encoding DUF4333 domain-containing protein, with protein MRPSGGLAALAFAGVLVAGCGGDTVRVLDEAALERAIAADLERQTAERPAVRCPEDRPARAGTTFRCGLRLDDDSAAAVQVTVLDGDGGFRFALQRPGTPTGPTGPTGPTGPTGAGTAG; from the coding sequence GTGCGCCCGTCGGGCGGGCTCGCGGCGCTCGCGTTCGCGGGGGTGCTCGTGGCCGGCTGTGGCGGCGACACGGTCCGCGTGCTGGACGAGGCCGCGCTCGAGCGGGCGATCGCCGCGGACCTGGAACGGCAGACCGCGGAGCGCCCGGCGGTGCGGTGCCCGGAGGACCGTCCGGCCCGGGCGGGCACGACGTTCCGCTGCGGCCTGCGCCTCGACGACGACAGCGCGGCGGCGGTGCAGGTCACGGTGCTCGACGGCGACGGGGGATTCCGCTTCGCCCTGCAGCGCCCCGGGACGCCGACCGGCCCGACCGGCCCGACCGGCCCGACCGGCCCGACCGGCGCCGGGACCGCCGGATGA